One part of the Thermodesulfobacteriota bacterium genome encodes these proteins:
- a CDS encoding cytochrome c biogenesis protein ResB: MSRLLSRLASLRLTLGLLLTLAALAAAGTFLPQNLDTAAFRARYPEWGPLLLALGLERFYAGPVFRGLLLLFTVNLLACATGRSREGWRHARGRGRPSVRAPSGGAGWADAFRVRGFRVQQVEPLRASRRLWAFLGFPLVHLALPLVMAGGLWGSLGGFVGTQNVHVGGLTLTVYDWSQERDRRLPFVLAVEDFQTLHYPTELQVQILDAGEPRTVEVRVGGTVPVAGSPYRVRVADFHPSTGDLTYWVGGPDGEEGPFLRSQEEGAPLRVRPLAFRDPQVRRVEARVSLRDERGQAVARQVVAINEPLVHGGLRIYLTAWGADAEGRPFAGFQVVRDPGQPLVWTGSAAFSLGLLLLLFGDGAWVREEGGELVCRASRGTARARTLLAPPGGDDRPTRVAS, from the coding sequence ATGAGCCGACTGCTGTCCCGCCTCGCGTCCCTGCGCCTGACTCTGGGGCTCCTCCTGACCTTGGCCGCCCTGGCGGCTGCAGGGACGTTTCTGCCCCAGAACCTCGACACGGCGGCGTTTCGGGCGCGCTACCCCGAGTGGGGTCCCCTGCTCCTGGCTCTGGGGCTCGAGCGGTTCTACGCCGGGCCCGTATTTCGGGGCCTGCTTCTCCTCTTCACGGTGAACCTGCTGGCCTGCGCCACGGGCCGCTCCCGGGAGGGCTGGCGGCACGCCCGGGGCAGGGGGCGGCCCTCGGTGCGGGCGCCCTCCGGAGGTGCCGGCTGGGCCGATGCCTTTCGGGTGCGGGGATTTCGCGTGCAGCAAGTCGAGCCTCTTCGCGCGTCCCGGCGGCTCTGGGCCTTCCTGGGATTTCCGCTGGTGCACCTGGCGCTCCCCCTGGTGATGGCGGGCGGTCTGTGGGGAAGCCTGGGGGGCTTCGTGGGGACCCAGAACGTGCACGTGGGGGGCCTCACGCTCACTGTGTACGACTGGTCCCAGGAACGGGACAGGCGGCTCCCCTTCGTGCTGGCGGTGGAAGACTTCCAGACGCTCCACTACCCCACCGAACTCCAGGTGCAGATCCTGGACGCGGGAGAGCCCCGGACGGTCGAGGTCCGGGTCGGGGGCACGGTGCCCGTGGCCGGGAGCCCCTACCGCGTGCGGGTGGCAGACTTCCATCCGTCCACGGGGGACCTGACCTACTGGGTGGGCGGGCCCGACGGGGAGGAGGGCCCCTTCTTGCGGAGCCAGGAGGAGGGCGCCCCTCTTCGGGTGAGGCCCCTCGCGTTTCGCGACCCCCAGGTGCGCCGGGTCGAGGCCCGGGTGAGCCTTCGCGACGAGCGGGGACAGGCCGTCGCACGCCAGGTGGTGGCCATCAACGAGCCCCTGGTGCACGGGGGCCTGCGGATCTACCTCACAGCCTGGGGGGCCGACGCCGAAGGCCGCCCCTTTGCGGGCTTCCAGGTCGTGCGCGACCCGGGACAGCCCCTGGTCTGGACCGGCTCGGCGGCGTTCTCCCTCGGGCTCCTGCTCCTGCTCTTCGGGGACGGCGCTTGGGTGCGCGAAGAAGGGGGAGAGCTCGTGTGCCGGGCGAGCCGGGGCACCGCCCGGGCCCGCACCCTCCTGGCGCCCCCCGGAGGCGACGACCGTCCGACCCGGGTGGCATCGTGA
- a CDS encoding protoglobin domain-containing protein, with product MTDPAWTDLLALGPAQRTSRLEFLQIEEQDRSALAQLAQVLAPHLDSLVEQWHGFLLERPETRGRLPRGKVGDHLRAMQARYFRTLLSGPYDRDYFEDRLRIGFVHERVGLEPAWYLGSYRKFQDMVRDVLLREGHEAPRLAGWLRALEKVVYLDVELALDAYFHTRNRTILDANAALNRMAHELERRNAELSAQFAQAQEAARLKDEFLSVVSHEVRTPLHAILGFADLLADGIEGPVNPGQVSSLAKIRRHGERLLGIFDQMLEAARLAAAGSSAPRAFDLQPVLERAAEAARPLARDKGLLLEVALENGLPAVVGDPEGFGRALEHVLENACKYTARGTVRLASTRVAGGVRVEVSDTGPGVPEAHRHRIFEPFHQVESGDTRTATGVGLGLALGRRALERMGGTLTLAASGPRGSTFVLELPEAPPPGPEETAGADADTPP from the coding sequence GTGACGGATCCCGCGTGGACCGATCTCCTGGCCCTGGGGCCGGCGCAGCGGACGTCTCGCCTGGAGTTTCTCCAGATCGAAGAGCAGGACCGGTCGGCGCTGGCGCAGCTTGCCCAGGTGCTGGCACCGCACCTGGATTCCCTGGTGGAGCAGTGGCACGGCTTCCTCCTGGAGCGCCCCGAGACCCGCGGCCGGCTGCCCCGGGGAAAGGTGGGGGATCACCTGCGGGCCATGCAGGCCCGCTACTTCCGTACCCTGCTGTCGGGGCCCTACGACCGGGACTACTTCGAGGACCGCCTGCGCATCGGGTTCGTACACGAGCGCGTCGGACTGGAGCCCGCCTGGTACCTGGGCTCCTACCGCAAGTTCCAGGACATGGTTCGGGATGTCCTGCTTCGCGAGGGGCACGAGGCGCCCCGGTTGGCCGGGTGGCTGCGGGCCCTGGAGAAGGTCGTCTACCTGGACGTGGAGCTCGCCCTCGACGCTTACTTCCACACGAGAAACCGCACCATTCTCGACGCCAACGCGGCCCTGAACCGGATGGCCCACGAGCTCGAGCGGCGCAACGCCGAGCTCTCGGCCCAGTTTGCCCAGGCCCAGGAGGCGGCCCGCCTCAAGGACGAGTTCCTCTCCGTGGTCTCCCACGAGGTCCGTACCCCGCTCCACGCCATCTTGGGGTTTGCCGACCTCCTGGCCGACGGCATCGAGGGGCCGGTGAACCCTGGCCAGGTTTCGAGCCTCGCGAAGATCCGCCGCCACGGGGAACGCCTGCTGGGGATCTTCGACCAGATGCTCGAAGCGGCGCGCCTGGCCGCCGCCGGTTCCTCCGCGCCCCGGGCCTTCGACCTCCAGCCGGTGCTGGAGCGCGCCGCCGAGGCGGCGCGTCCTTTGGCTCGGGACAAGGGGCTTCTTCTGGAGGTGGCGCTGGAGAACGGGCTGCCGGCGGTGGTAGGGGATCCGGAGGGGTTTGGCCGGGCGCTGGAGCACGTGCTGGAGAACGCCTGCAAGTACACCGCTCGGGGGACCGTGCGTCTGGCGTCGACGCGGGTGGCCGGAGGGGTTCGGGTCGAGGTCTCCGACACGGGCCCCGGCGTACCGGAAGCCCACCGGCACCGCATCTTCGAGCCGTTCCATCAGGTGGAGTCGGGCGACACCCGCACGGCTACCGGCGTGGGCCTGGGGCTCGCCCTGGGGCGCCGGGCACTGGAGCGCATGGGCGGTACCCTCACGCTGGCGGCCTCGGGGCCCCGGGGGAGCACGTTCGTACTGGAGCTGCCCGAGGCGCCGCCGCCGGGTCCGGAAGAAACGGCCGGAGCCGACGCGGACACCCCGCCGTGA